One Tachysurus fulvidraco isolate hzauxx_2018 chromosome 2, HZAU_PFXX_2.0, whole genome shotgun sequence DNA segment encodes these proteins:
- the LOC125140783 gene encoding uncharacterized protein LOC125140783 isoform X1: protein MLNRSMTVNLEYLTKRLCTIEVSFIKEEPRFPSGMAATFTVLSFLLTVGMVFTCTASPVLPSAHEAQVSESHVQRGAQSGGARTERFAPLPEDQRRFTSKQILQALSEIIQRDDCISDYQGWVDFGRRSTD, encoded by the exons aTGCTGAACAGATCCATGACAGTAAATCTGGAGTATTTGACTAAACGTCTTTGCACTATTGAG gtgtcatttattaaagaagaGCCGCGTTTCCCCTCAGGCATGGCTGCGACGTTCACAGTGCTCAGTTTTCTACTGACTGTAGGGATGGTGTTTACCTGCACGGCCTCACCTGTGTTACCTTCAGCGCACGAGGCACAGGTGTCGGAATCTCACGTGCAAAGAGGCGCTCAGAGTGGCGGAGCGAGAACGGAGCGTTTTGCACCTTTACCTGAGGACCAGCGCCGGTTCACGTCCAAACAGATACTGCAAGCTCTGTCGG AGATTATCCAGCGGGACGACTGCATTTCAGACTATCAGGGTTGGGTGGACTTCGGGCGCCGCAGTACGGACTGA
- the LOC125140783 gene encoding uncharacterized protein LOC125140783 isoform X2 — translation MAATFTVLSFLLTVGMVFTCTASPVLPSAHEAQVSESHVQRGAQSGGARTERFAPLPEDQRRFTSKQILQALSEIIQRDDCISDYQGWVDFGRRSTD, via the exons ATGGCTGCGACGTTCACAGTGCTCAGTTTTCTACTGACTGTAGGGATGGTGTTTACCTGCACGGCCTCACCTGTGTTACCTTCAGCGCACGAGGCACAGGTGTCGGAATCTCACGTGCAAAGAGGCGCTCAGAGTGGCGGAGCGAGAACGGAGCGTTTTGCACCTTTACCTGAGGACCAGCGCCGGTTCACGTCCAAACAGATACTGCAAGCTCTGTCGG AGATTATCCAGCGGGACGACTGCATTTCAGACTATCAGGGTTGGGTGGACTTCGGGCGCCGCAGTACGGACTGA
- the hap1 gene encoding LOW QUALITY PROTEIN: trafficking kinesin-binding protein 1 (The sequence of the model RefSeq protein was modified relative to this genomic sequence to represent the inferred CDS: deleted 1 base in 1 codon): MEVWSSSSTEESERDSTMSQDEEDEGEQEESTSGLCRDLVKVLCSERVGQVTKTYHDIEAVTHLLEEKERDLELAARIGQSLLKQNKALTERNELLDEQLEVAKEELAQLRHELSMRDDLLQLYASTEEIEAATEARSPVRRNESSSSLSNLVHYDFLQKKLKSLEDENLKLHAAANELTLETSSYEEQEQQLMMVCVEELSSANKQVVALSEELARKVEDSLRQQEEISSLLGQVVDLQQRCKALIRENEEITQHLNTSRESQSQLKSELKDLRERYSEYEEMLREAREDIKNLRNKSLPNSTVQRYSSLAAVFPMDSLAAEIEGTFRKGLDSPAPSEYRTHPWRVFETVKVANQVSRLRSQCHSPVVPSSSPASSRSSPNSTPRTSYYGSDSVSLNLEDKPHPTSLQEQSLIESKRLGQPGMPGGQDLEEALRSLSARQESHSSDRPFFDVERERKLRALGGSSAEGSSGFLTPNDSLESTGTNYSGSSQHSSATSSSRSYLPERLQIVKPLEGSVTLHHWQQLATPNLGGILHPRPGILTKDFRELDVDIQQVYSLNDLEEDEPNWSKVPNQSQVPIVTSSGSNSPHTCPTHTITNSQILQPSVLLSSISTSFQPHNLSTSGSNEHVRTLLDHQHGFFHKPATNMSPNLGLIQLLQERGISASTKPSLPPILRPSTSTLAALNEKETDLRRKGEKQPRRNIFSFNLMDKLQSLGLHKVIARGFIDSGKKEEDPHNPPLTKH, encoded by the exons ATGGAGGTTTGGAGCAGCTCGAGCacagaggagagcgagagagacagcaCCATGAGTCaggatgaggaagatgagggTGAACAGGAGGAGAGTACCAGCGGTCTGTGCAGAGACCTGGTAAAAG TGCTGTGCTCAGAGAGGGTTGGCCAAGTTACAAAGACATATCATGACATTGAGGCTGTCACTCATCTTCTGGAGGAG AAAGAACGTGATCTAGAGCTAGCAGCTCGAATAGGCCAGTCCCTTCTGAAACAGAACAAGGCCTTGACAGAACGTAACGAGCTGCTGGATGAACAGCTGGAAGTCGCAAAAGAAGAG CTTGCTCAGCTGCGTCACGAGCTCTCGATGCGAGACGATCTTCTGCAGCTGTACGCCAGCACTGAGGAGATTGAAGCTGCTACAGAAGCACGCTCACC TGTCAGGAGAAACGAGTCCAGCTCTTCTCTCAGCAACCTCGTCCATTATGATTTCCTGCAAAAGAAGCTCAAGAGTCTAGAGGACGAGAATCTCAAACTGCATGCTGCG GCCAACGAGTTGACCTTAGAAACCAGCAGCTATGAAGAGCAGGAACAGCAGCTGATGATGGTTTGTGTTGAAGAACTCT CATCAGCGAATAAGCAGGTGGTGGCGCTGTCAGAGGAGCTGGCTCGTAAAGTGGAGGACTCTCTTCGGCAGCAGGAGGAGATTAGCTCTTTGCTAGGTCAGGTGGTCGACTTACAGCAGCGTTGTAAAGCG TTAATCAGAGAGAATGAAGAAATCACTCAGCACCTAAACACTTCACGGGAAAGCCAGTCACAGCTCAAATCAGAG CTTAAGGACCTTCGAGAGAGGTATTCAGAGTATGAAGAAATGCTGCGGGAAGCCCGAGAGGACATCAAGAACCTGCGGAATAAGAGTCTGCCCAACAGCACAGTGCAGCGCTACAGTTCACTGGCTGCTGTGTTCCCCATGGACTCACTCGCTGCTGAGATCGAAGGAACCTTCCGCAAAGGCCTGGACAGTCCTGCTCCTTCAGAATACAG GACCCATCCATGGCGTGTGTTTGAGACAGTAAAAGTGGCCAATCAAGTGTCACGACTGCGCTCTCAGTGCCACTCCCCCGTGGTCCCCAGCTctagccccgcctcctctcggTCCAGTCCAAACAGCACACCACGCACTAGCTACTACGGATCTGACTCCGTCAGCCTCAACCTTGAGGACAAACCTCACCCAACATCATTACAAGAGCAAAG CCTTATAGAATCAAAGCGACTGGGTCAGCCAGGAATGCCCGGTGGTCAAGATCTGGAGGAAGCTCTACGTTCCCTCTCTGCACGCCAGGAGAGCCATTCTTCTGATCGGCCGTTCTTTGATGTAGAACGTGAGAGGAAGCTCAGGGCACTGggtggcagcagtgcagaaGGTTCTAGTGGATTCCTTACACCCAATGACAGCTTGGAATCCACAGGAACCAATTATTCAGGCAGCTCCCAGCATTCATCTGCTACATCAAGCTCCAGATCCTACTTGCCAGAACGCCTGCAGATAGTCAAACCACTGGAGG GCTCAGTCACCCTGCATCACTGGCAGCAGCTGGCTACACCTAACCTCGGGGGCATTCTTCATCCACGGCCAGGCATCCTCACCAAAGATTTCAGGGAACTGGATGTAGATATTCAGCAAGTTTATAGCCTCAATGACCTTGAGGAGGATGAACCTAACTGGTCCAAAGTCCCTAACCAAAGTCAGGTGCCTATTG TCACTTCATCAGGATCCAACTCCCCCCACACCTGCCCCACCCACACCATCACCAACTCTCAGATCCTCCAGCCCTCTGTCCTGCTGTCCTCCATATCCACTAG ctttcaGCCTCATAACCTGTCCACCTCTGGGAGCAATGAGCATGTAAGGACCTTACTAGATCACCAGCATGGTTTCTTCCATAAACCTGCTACGAACATGTCGCCCAACTTAGGTCTTATTCAGCTGCTTCAAGAGCGAGGTATCTCAGCTTCCACTAAGCCCAGCCTGCCTCCTATCCTTAGACCCTCAACCAGCACTTTAGCAGCTTTAAACGAGAAGGAAACAGATCTGAGACGTAAAGGAGAGAAACAGCCGAGGAGGAATATTTTTAGCTTCAACCTAATGGACAAGCTTCAGAGTCTCGGTCTTCATAAAGTGATAGCCAGAGGATTCATAGACTCa ggaaagaaggaagaagatCCACACAATCCTCCTCtaacaaaacactga